One genomic region from Mangifera indica cultivar Alphonso chromosome 17, CATAS_Mindica_2.1, whole genome shotgun sequence encodes:
- the LOC123200326 gene encoding calcium homeostasis endoplasmic reticulum protein-like — MDRPPHDYAAASAIAYAQQQRPVCNMQQQQQQFGYLPHQPLPPSVIPPPFLPPLPIQQFPYLPHMQQQQQLHPHPHLLHLQQQQQQPPAPPFPSHLSPHLVPSPFHSLYDTPPPPAPPPSDPDLQKRIDKLVEYATKNGPEFEAMIREKQQDNPAYSFLFGGEGHGYYRYKLWLSTHPPGGPFNHPFPPTLVPGMHPPPNPMMNPSLTTPPMNAGGNSASMMGASQMHQPPFPPFYEQQHHQHPKPFVGHGRPDYEPPFKGLSGPLPSDVAMELNNVLINLNGTKESIKSAKTWFMQRSPFAPALAAALGDRVLSVDDSERQLHIIYLANDILFDSLQRRTNPRELDNEALAFRPVLGSMLARIYHNPQNKEENQSRLEKILQFWASKEVFDQDVIYALEGEMIGGPLANSFSGPVKEMSAASGDPQTTNHIAPQWQPDGRSSVPNVLDHDHPDKQVPPLVTAPLANQQFLPTPVPTGALPGSMSLNSSVQPLNQSAAGTGEKLPPYPLFPPGLIPGMVRKMQIGSGVPYSPMSPLDIPTVIPPSNVSPSEVLERVSKFFKEIGEVNPSEGPLKSDSGDEEYEYEREPPIRKGGACIPPPPNLQVDPETGTYADGSVERMPGSSSSGRLGLGATANPNEASQYDDVYTSYRKQRSTTYHSSMSARATSR; from the exons ATGGACCGTCCTCCTCATGATTATGCTGCAGCATCTGCAATAGCATATGCTCAACAGCAACGACCAGTCTGTAATatgcagcagcagcagcaacagtTTGGATATCTTCCACATCAGCCGTTACCACCATCAGTGATCCCTCCTCCCTTCCTTCCTCCTCTTCCTATCCAACAGTTCCCTTACCTTCCTCACATGCAACAGCAACAACAACTCCATCCCCATCcgcatcttcttcatcttcaacagcAACAGCAGCAACCCCCTGCCCCCCCATTCCCTTCACATTTATCCCCTCACTTGGTTCCTTCACCTTTCCATAGCCTGTATGATACTCCTCCACCCCCAGCTCCTCCCCCATCTGATCCTGACCTACAAAAGCGTATAGACAAACTTGTTGAGTATGCTACTAAGAATGGTCCAGAATTTGAAGCCATGATCCGTGAAAAGCAACAAGATAATCCTGCATACAGTTTCCTCTTTGGTGGTGAGGGTCATGGGTATTATCGTTACAAACTTTGGTTATCTACTCATCCCCCAGGTGGCCCTTTTAATCATCCATTCCCGCCCACTTTGGTACCTGGTATGCATCCTCCACCAAACCCTATGATGAATCCTTCTCTTACTACTCCTCCTATGAATGCTGGGGGCAATTCAGCTTCAATGATGGGTGCTTCTCAGATGCACCAACCTCCTTTTCCACCATTCTATGAACAGCAGCACCATCAGCATCCTAAGCCTTTTGTGGGTCATGGTCGGCCAGATTATGAACCTCCCTTTAAGGGTCTTTCTGGTCCACTTCCTTCTGATGTTGCCATGGAGCTTAACAATGTGCTTATTAATCTAAATGGTACCAAAGAGTCAATTAAAAGTGCCAAGACTTGGTTTATGCAGAGGTCCCCATTTGCACCAGCTCTGGCTGCAGCACTCGGAGACAGGGTGCTTTCTGTTGATGATTCTGAGAGGCAACTTCATATAATTTACCTTGCCAATGACATTCTTTTTGACAG TTTGCAACGGAGGACCAACCCACGTGAACTTGATAATGAAGCCCTTGCTTTTAGACCTGTATTGGGTTCCATGCTTGCAAGGATTTACCACAACCCTCAGAATAAAGAGGAAAATCAGTCACGTTTAGAGAAAATCTTACAGTTCTGGGCTTCCAAGGAAGTTTTTGATCAAGATGTTATTTATGCACTTGAGGGTGAGATGATAGGTGGACCATTGGCTAATTCTTTTTCAGGTCCTGTGAAAGAAATGTCTGCTGCTTCAGGAGATCCCCAAACAACAAACCATATTGCTCCACAGTGGCAGCCTGATGGTAGAAGTTCTGTTCCAAATGTTCTAGACCATGACCATCCTGATAAGCAAGTGCCACCTTTGGTGACAGCACCCCTAGCTAACCAGCAATTTCTTCCAACTCCTGTTCCGACTGGTGCTCTTCCAGGGTCCATGTCCTTAAATTCTTCAGTTCAACCATTGAACCAATCAGCTGCTGGCACCGGTGAAAAGTTGCCTCCATATCCTTTATTTCCACCAGGTCTTATTCCGGGGATGGTCAGAAAGATGCAGATAGGTAGCGGTGTGCCCTACTCTCCCATGAGTCCTCTGGACATCCCAACAGTTATACCTCCATCCAATGTATCTCCATCTGAGGTTCTAGAAAGAGTTTCAAAGTTCTTTAAAGAGATTGGAGAGGTTAATCCTTCTGAAGGTCCATTGAAATCTGATTCAGGAGACGAAGAATATGAGTATGAGAGAGAGCCTCCTATTCGCAAGGGAGGGGCTTGCATCCCTCCACCACCAAATCTGCAGGTAGACCCAGAAACAGGAACGTACGCTGATGGAAGTGTTGAGCGGATGCCTGGATCCAGTAGCTCAGGAAGATTAGGACTTGGAGCAACTGCTAACCCAAACGAGGCAAGTCAATATGATGACGTTTATACTTCCTATAGGAAACAGAGAAGCACCACCTATCATTCATCCATGAGCGCGAGAGCTACTTCGAGGTGA